Proteins encoded by one window of Calidithermus timidus DSM 17022:
- a CDS encoding S8 family peptidase, with amino-acid sequence MRRFTLLAAVLLVLAACTSSPQVAEDTGVPVLGLDNPQAIPGQYIVVYKKDASVLPALQSLKAGLSAGAVQSQALQSLGLEGAQVRQAYTTALQGVAVRLSDEQLRRLRQDTRVAYIEADQVMEAWATQSPATWGLDRIDQRDLPLSNSYTYNYTGAGVHAYIIDTGIRRTHAEFSGRIGNGYDAVTPGGSADDCNGHGTHVAGTVGGSTYGVAKGVTLHPVRVLDCNGSGSNSGVIAGVDWVAQNHVKPAVANMSLGGGASSALDSAVNNAIAAGVTFSIAAGNSNANACNYSPARVGSAITVGSTTSSDARSSFSNYGSCLDLFAPGSSITSAWYTSDTATNTISGTSMATPHVAGVAALYLQANPSATPSAVASAIVGGATSGRLSSIGSGSPNRLLYSLLGGSTPPPPSGETYTGTLSGSGAYNYHPGSTGFSYSGGTLRGTLTGPSNADFDLYLQKRNSSGSWSTVARSESYTSSESITYSASSGTYRWLVYSYSGSGSYTLSVQK; translated from the coding sequence ATGCGTCGATTTACGCTGTTGGCCGCGGTCTTGCTGGTACTAGCTGCCTGTACCTCCAGTCCGCAGGTCGCCGAGGACACCGGGGTCCCCGTCTTGGGGCTGGACAACCCCCAGGCGATCCCTGGGCAGTACATCGTGGTCTACAAGAAGGACGCCAGTGTGCTGCCCGCACTGCAAAGCCTGAAGGCAGGCTTGAGCGCGGGCGCGGTGCAGAGCCAGGCCCTCCAGAGCCTGGGGCTCGAGGGTGCCCAAGTGCGCCAGGCCTACACTACCGCCTTGCAAGGCGTGGCCGTGCGCCTCTCCGACGAGCAACTCAGGCGCCTACGCCAGGACACGCGCGTCGCCTACATCGAGGCCGACCAGGTGATGGAAGCCTGGGCCACCCAGAGCCCGGCTACCTGGGGCCTCGACCGCATCGACCAGCGCGACCTCCCGCTGTCCAATAGCTACACCTACAACTACACCGGCGCCGGGGTCCACGCCTACATCATCGACACCGGCATCCGCCGCACCCACGCCGAGTTCAGCGGGCGCATCGGCAATGGCTACGACGCGGTGACCCCCGGCGGCAGCGCCGACGACTGCAACGGCCACGGCACCCACGTCGCGGGCACCGTGGGCGGCAGCACCTACGGCGTGGCCAAGGGCGTGACCCTGCACCCGGTGCGGGTGCTCGACTGCAACGGCTCGGGCTCCAACTCGGGCGTGATCGCCGGGGTGGACTGGGTCGCCCAAAACCACGTCAAGCCCGCCGTCGCCAACATGAGCCTGGGCGGCGGGGCCTCCAGCGCCCTCGACAGCGCGGTCAACAACGCCATCGCCGCCGGCGTGACCTTCTCCATCGCCGCCGGGAACTCCAACGCCAACGCCTGCAACTACTCCCCCGCTCGCGTCGGCAGCGCCATCACCGTAGGCTCGACTACCTCCTCCGACGCCCGCTCCTCCTTCTCCAACTACGGAAGCTGCCTCGACCTCTTCGCTCCAGGCTCCTCCATCACCTCGGCCTGGTATACCTCCGACACCGCCACCAACACCATCAGCGGCACCTCGATGGCGACCCCGCACGTCGCGGGTGTGGCGGCGCTCTACCTGCAGGCCAACCCCAGCGCCACCCCCAGCGCCGTAGCCAGCGCCATCGTGGGTGGCGCCACTTCGGGCCGGCTCTCGAGCATAGGCAGCGGCTCGCCCAACCGGCTGCTCTACTCCCTGCTCGGCGGCAGCACGCCCCCGCCGCCCTCGGGTGAGACCTACACCGGCACCCTCAGCGGCAGCGGCGCGTACAACTACCACCCTGGCTCCACCGGCTTCAGCTACAGCGGCGGCACCCTCAGGGGCACCCTCACTGGCCCCTCCAACGCCGACTTCGACCTCTACCTGCAAAAACGCAACAGCTCGGGAAGCTGGAGCACCGTGGCCCGCTCCGAGAGCTACACCTCGAGCGAGAGCATCACCTACTCGGCCAGCTCGGGCACCTACCGCTGGCTGGTCTATTCCTACAGCGGATCGGGCTCCTACACCCTGAGCGTGCAGAAGTAG
- the cas2 gene encoding CRISPR-associated endonuclease Cas2, with protein MELYAIVAYDTPSDSRRAKLARLLKGFGERRQFSVFECRLRREHWALLKARIEDLVDKDEDVLAVYFLPPEAVGRTYRIGHEAVKRLDEPEFI; from the coding sequence ATGGAGCTCTACGCCATCGTGGCCTACGACACCCCGTCCGACTCCAGGCGGGCCAAGCTTGCCCGCCTGCTCAAAGGCTTCGGCGAACGGCGACAGTTCAGCGTCTTCGAGTGCCGGCTCCGCCGCGAGCACTGGGCGCTGCTCAAGGCCAGGATTGAAGACCTGGTGGACAAGGACGAGGACGTGCTGGCCGTCTACTTCCTCCCCCCCGAGGCCGTGGGGCGCACCTACCGCATCGGGCACGAAGCCGTCAAGCGCTTGGACGAGCCCGAGTTCATCTAG
- the cas4 gene encoding CRISPR-associated protein Cas4, with protein MDEAHYLPVSKVNTAVFCPRRFYLEYVLGEVHRNHHVIEEHHLHARAYTERGERSGVWVWSDRLGLVGVVDRIEYAGGEPVLVEYKKGRAFPQANDSDAVQLAAQALCLEESRGERARRGAVYYHASRTRREVALTPELLGRAEVAVAHMRQLLQSPRPPGVAVPPSKCAGCSTREACQPELLRREEGGG; from the coding sequence ATGGACGAGGCCCACTACCTACCCGTCTCCAAGGTGAACACGGCGGTCTTCTGCCCCCGCCGGTTCTACCTCGAGTACGTCCTGGGCGAGGTCCACCGCAACCACCACGTCATCGAGGAACACCACCTACACGCTCGGGCCTATACCGAGCGGGGCGAGCGCAGCGGGGTGTGGGTCTGGTCGGACCGGCTGGGGCTGGTGGGGGTGGTGGATCGCATCGAGTACGCCGGCGGTGAGCCCGTGCTGGTGGAGTACAAGAAGGGGCGGGCCTTCCCGCAAGCCAACGACTCCGACGCCGTGCAGCTCGCCGCCCAGGCGCTGTGCCTGGAGGAGTCGCGCGGCGAGCGGGCGCGCCGGGGTGCCGTCTACTACCACGCCAGCCGGACCCGCCGCGAGGTGGCGCTCACCCCCGAGCTGCTGGGCCGCGCCGAGGTGGCCGTGGCCCACATGCGCCAGCTCCTGCAAAGCCCCAGGCCGCCGGGGGTGGCGGTGCCACCTAGCAAGTGCGCGGGGTGCAGCACCCGGGAGGCCTGCCAACCCGAGCTGCTGCGCCGGGAGGAGGGCGGGGGCTGA
- the cas1 gene encoding CRISPR-associated endonuclease Cas1, with amino-acid sequence MGVVYVLEDGYLAKDGGTLKVSKRDPGGGETLLEKPLIGVEEIVVLGNAVVTPALLKHCAEENIGLHYVSTSGRYFAGLTRTPAKNAPARVAQFAAHLDPARKLALARRFVLGKLRNSLTLLRRNGAEGWEGIRWAIGELDKAADEGALRGLEGNAADVYFRSYAALLPEGFRFSERNRRPPRDPANSLLSLAYTFLVKECESALQVAGLDPYVGYLHEVRYGRASLALDLMEEFRSILADSVVLSLLNNRRLTLEDFDDAEGYPKLRKESFPKFLRAWEERLTDRVRHPLLGKAYSYRQTVLVQARVLVKHLMGELPAYEPFTVR; translated from the coding sequence ATGGGTGTGGTCTACGTGCTCGAGGACGGCTACCTCGCCAAGGACGGCGGCACTCTTAAAGTCTCGAAGCGGGACCCGGGCGGCGGCGAGACGCTGCTGGAGAAGCCCCTGATCGGCGTGGAGGAGATCGTGGTGCTCGGCAACGCGGTGGTCACACCCGCCCTCCTCAAGCACTGTGCCGAGGAGAACATCGGCCTGCACTACGTCTCCACCAGCGGCAGGTACTTCGCGGGGCTGACCCGCACCCCCGCCAAGAACGCCCCGGCGCGGGTGGCCCAATTCGCCGCCCACCTCGACCCCGCGCGCAAGCTGGCCCTGGCCCGGCGCTTCGTGCTCGGCAAGCTTCGCAACAGCCTGACCCTGCTGCGTCGCAACGGCGCCGAGGGCTGGGAGGGGATCCGGTGGGCCATCGGCGAGCTCGACAAGGCGGCGGACGAGGGGGCGCTGCGCGGGCTCGAGGGCAACGCCGCCGACGTGTACTTCCGCTCCTACGCCGCGCTGCTCCCGGAGGGCTTCCGCTTTTCAGAGCGAAACCGCCGCCCCCCGCGCGACCCCGCCAACAGCCTGCTCTCGCTGGCCTACACCTTCCTGGTCAAGGAGTGCGAGAGCGCCCTGCAGGTTGCCGGGCTCGACCCCTACGTGGGCTACCTGCACGAGGTCCGCTATGGGCGGGCCAGCCTAGCGCTCGACCTGATGGAGGAGTTCCGCAGCATCCTGGCCGACTCGGTGGTGCTGTCGCTGCTCAACAACCGCCGGCTCACCCTCGAGGACTTCGACGACGCCGAGGGCTACCCCAAGCTCCGCAAGGAGTCGTTCCCCAAGTTCCTGCGGGCCTGGGAGGAGCGCCTCACCGACCGGGTACGCCACCCGCTGCTGGGCAAAGCCTACAGCTACCGCCAGACGGTCCTGGTGCAAGCACGGGTCCTGGTCAAGCACCTGATGGGCGAGCTACCCGCCTACGAGCCCTTCACGGTGCGCTAG
- a CDS encoding helix-turn-helix transcriptional regulator, which yields MTNENDIRLIQRLEGGAALSAVELAEHLGISRASVYRVIQRCENRGYNIVRERGRFRLASRNRDAERLEFSLSAQQAHDLVAAVESVRRLTPYAAEALEVLRKTLIGSKLARSSVVYYHSYDEIAPDVYQRVVAAIEQRKVLELTYRPTNVKRSLNQHTFEPYRIIFWNGHYYLAGRSHTFSHKPGGGLMHLRLDRILEAKVAVAWREGQKVPDTLTFPEPDFDPQAYVERSFGTFGGDGEPEEVVLHFPAHNAKAAAEVQRHPSRELLPQDDGSLIYKLTVPITEELVWWVASWKGLRVLAPDHLREKVRRHCLELAYLNQ from the coding sequence ATGACCAACGAGAACGACATCCGTCTGATCCAGCGCCTCGAGGGTGGCGCGGCGCTGAGCGCGGTCGAGTTGGCAGAGCATTTGGGCATCAGCCGAGCCAGCGTGTACCGGGTGATCCAGCGCTGTGAAAACCGGGGCTACAACATCGTGCGCGAGCGCGGTCGCTTCCGGTTGGCCAGCCGCAACCGCGACGCCGAGCGCCTCGAGTTCAGCCTCAGCGCGCAGCAAGCCCACGACCTGGTGGCGGCGGTGGAGAGCGTGCGCCGCCTCACGCCCTATGCCGCTGAGGCCCTCGAGGTCTTGCGCAAAACCCTCATCGGTAGTAAGCTCGCGCGCTCCTCGGTCGTCTATTACCACTCCTACGACGAAATTGCCCCGGATGTGTATCAGCGGGTCGTGGCGGCCATCGAGCAGCGCAAGGTGCTCGAGCTCACCTACAGACCCACCAACGTCAAGCGCAGCCTCAACCAGCACACCTTCGAGCCCTACCGGATCATCTTCTGGAACGGACACTACTACCTCGCTGGCCGCAGCCACACTTTCAGCCACAAGCCGGGCGGCGGCCTGATGCACCTGCGCCTCGACCGGATCCTCGAGGCCAAGGTCGCGGTAGCCTGGCGCGAGGGCCAGAAGGTGCCCGACACCCTGACCTTCCCCGAGCCCGACTTCGACCCCCAGGCCTACGTCGAGCGCAGCTTCGGAACCTTCGGCGGCGACGGCGAGCCCGAGGAGGTCGTGCTGCACTTCCCGGCCCACAACGCCAAGGCGGCCGCCGAGGTTCAGCGCCACCCCAGCCGGGAGCTGCTTCCCCAGGACGACGGGTCGCTGATCTACAAGCTCACGGTGCCCATAACCGAGGAGTTGGTGTGGTGGGTAGCCTCCTGGAAGGGCTTGCGGGTTCTCGCGCCTGACCACCTGCGCGAGAAGGTGCGCCGGCACTGCCTCGAGCTTGCCTACCTGAACCAATGA